The Corynebacterium confusum genome has a window encoding:
- the rdgB gene encoding RdgB/HAM1 family non-canonical purine NTP pyrophosphatase — protein MQLLVASNNPKKLKELHTILAEAGIAGVELVPLSEAQSYPEPVEDGRTCADNALIKARAGAQATGLPCVADDSGLAVDELNGMPGVLSARWSGRHGDDAANNELLLGQLAHLPEERRTAAFVSVCALVTPAGQEHVVEGRWSGRVLTAPRGEGGFGYDPLFQPDGEERSAAEMSPEEKNAVSHRGQALRQLVPVVAALQKN, from the coding sequence ATGCAGCTGCTGGTCGCCTCGAATAACCCCAAGAAGCTGAAGGAACTGCACACCATCCTGGCCGAGGCCGGCATCGCGGGCGTGGAGCTGGTCCCGCTCAGTGAGGCACAGTCCTACCCGGAGCCGGTCGAGGACGGGCGCACCTGCGCCGACAACGCGCTGATCAAGGCCCGCGCGGGCGCGCAGGCCACCGGGCTGCCGTGCGTGGCAGACGACTCCGGCTTGGCCGTCGACGAGCTCAACGGCATGCCCGGCGTGCTCTCGGCGCGCTGGTCCGGCCGCCACGGCGACGACGCTGCCAACAACGAGCTCTTGCTCGGGCAGCTGGCCCACCTGCCGGAAGAGCGCCGTACCGCGGCGTTCGTCTCCGTGTGCGCGCTGGTCACCCCGGCCGGCCAGGAACACGTGGTGGAAGGCCGTTGGTCCGGGCGCGTGCTGACTGCCCCGCGCGGGGAGGGCGGCTTCGGCTACGACCCGCTCTTCCAGCCGGACGGCGAGGAGCGCTCCGCGGCGGAGATGTCCCCGGAAGAGAAAAACGCCGTCTCCCACCGGGGCCAGGCGCTGCGGCAGCTGGTTCCGGTAGTGGCGGCGTTGCAGAAAAACTAG
- a CDS encoding MBL fold metallo-hydrolase, with translation MKLTILGCSGSVPTSGNPASGYLVSFPDAPSIVMDLGPGTLAALQDVQDPCDAHVALTHLHADHCMDFPSLMVWRRFHPYAPAKGRNFCFGPSYAPLHLGRLSSDGQPDGVDDMSDTFAFSPWEDGVEQRVDDVAITPYRTIHPVETYGLRLRHTETGKIIAYTADTAFDAKLVPLAQDADVLLAEAAWGASSEGKAENMHMSGAEAGRLAQLAGVRTLVLVHLQPWGDAAATVAAARAEFDGELVLGEPGMVFEL, from the coding sequence ATGAAGTTGACCATCTTGGGATGCTCCGGAAGCGTGCCCACTTCCGGGAATCCGGCCTCCGGCTACCTCGTGTCTTTCCCGGATGCGCCGTCCATCGTCATGGACTTGGGCCCCGGTACGCTGGCCGCTTTGCAGGACGTCCAGGATCCCTGTGACGCCCACGTGGCGCTCACCCACCTCCACGCCGACCACTGCATGGACTTTCCCTCCCTGATGGTTTGGCGCCGCTTCCACCCTTATGCGCCGGCCAAGGGCCGCAACTTCTGCTTCGGCCCCAGCTACGCGCCGTTGCACCTGGGGCGCCTGTCCTCCGACGGCCAGCCGGACGGCGTGGACGATATGTCGGATACCTTCGCGTTCAGCCCCTGGGAGGACGGGGTGGAGCAGCGCGTCGACGACGTCGCCATCACCCCGTACCGCACCATCCACCCGGTCGAGACCTACGGCCTGCGCTTGCGGCACACCGAGACCGGCAAAATCATCGCGTATACCGCGGACACCGCCTTTGATGCCAAGCTGGTGCCGCTGGCGCAGGACGCGGACGTCTTGTTAGCAGAGGCCGCCTGGGGAGCTAGCTCCGAGGGCAAGGCGGAAAATATGCACATGTCCGGCGCGGAGGCCGGCCGCCTGGCGCAGCTGGCGGGCGTGCGCACCCTCGTGCTGGTGCACCTGCAGCCCTGGGGCGACGCCGCCGCGACCGTGGCGGCCGCCCGCGCCGAATTCGACGGCGAACTGGTCCTCGGCGAGCCCGGGATGGTATTCGAACTCTAG
- a CDS encoding CAP domain-containing protein has protein sequence MSQPPLLTRLINEVRAGRFPADLPGVARAVITLAATVGVAIASLVSSPDGAGSSEFPGNRSSTSQPEPASPEEQIRLTELEQEVGTTLNQWRLDNGLPPGLPWPDRQGSAQEQARQNAAAGKESRSPENISQLQVNLPVEGATGYAVVEKLRASRPHLEVILNPANTFQAVAAEIGHGRVWVVIQFEQ, from the coding sequence ATGTCACAGCCTCCTCTGCTCACGCGGTTGATTAACGAAGTTCGCGCCGGCCGCTTCCCAGCCGATCTGCCCGGCGTGGCCCGCGCGGTGATCACCCTCGCCGCGACCGTCGGCGTGGCCATCGCCTCCTTGGTCTCCAGCCCCGACGGGGCGGGCTCCTCCGAATTTCCCGGCAACAGATCCTCCACCTCCCAGCCCGAGCCGGCGTCCCCGGAGGAACAAATCCGGCTGACCGAGTTGGAGCAGGAGGTGGGCACCACCCTGAACCAGTGGCGCCTCGACAACGGGCTGCCGCCGGGGCTGCCATGGCCGGATCGCCAGGGCTCGGCCCAGGAGCAGGCCCGCCAGAACGCGGCCGCCGGGAAGGAATCCCGCTCGCCCGAGAACATCTCGCAGCTGCAGGTCAACCTGCCGGTCGAGGGGGCCACCGGCTACGCGGTCGTGGAGAAGCTGCGCGCCTCCCGCCCGCACCTCGAGGTGATCTTGAACCCGGCCAATACCTTCCAGGCGGTCGCCGCGGAGATCGGCCACGGACGCGTCTGGGTCGTCATCCAATTTGAACAATAA
- the rph gene encoding ribonuclease PH, which produces MTDFQRADGRGLDELRTVRITRNFTTNPAGSVLVEFGNTRVMCTASVETGVPRFKRDSGEGWLTAEYAMLPSATHERMPRESMKGKVKGRTHEISRLVGRSLRAAVDLSELGENTIQLDCDVLQADGGTRTASITGAYVALADAVAALKERGAVPGEPLLDPIAAVSVGIIDGQVCLDLPYEEDSRAEVDLNVVMQESGDFVEIQGTGEHGLFGRDELNQMLDVAQKGCAELIAAQRAALGWD; this is translated from the coding sequence ATGACTGATTTTCAACGAGCAGACGGCCGCGGCCTCGACGAGCTGCGCACCGTGCGAATTACCCGCAACTTCACCACCAACCCGGCGGGCTCGGTGTTGGTCGAATTCGGCAATACCCGCGTGATGTGTACCGCCTCGGTGGAAACGGGCGTGCCCCGCTTCAAGCGGGATTCCGGCGAGGGCTGGCTGACGGCCGAGTACGCCATGCTGCCGTCCGCCACCCACGAGCGCATGCCGCGCGAGTCCATGAAGGGCAAGGTCAAGGGCCGCACGCACGAGATCTCCCGCCTGGTAGGGCGCTCGCTGCGCGCCGCGGTGGATTTGAGCGAGCTGGGGGAGAACACCATCCAGCTCGACTGCGACGTCCTGCAGGCCGACGGCGGCACCCGCACCGCCTCGATCACCGGCGCCTACGTCGCGCTGGCCGATGCCGTGGCTGCCCTCAAGGAGCGCGGCGCCGTGCCGGGCGAGCCGCTGCTGGACCCCATCGCGGCGGTCTCCGTCGGCATCATTGACGGCCAGGTGTGCCTCGACCTGCCGTACGAGGAAGACTCCCGCGCCGAGGTCGACCTCAACGTGGTCATGCAGGAAAGCGGCGACTTCGTGGAAATTCAGGGCACCGGTGAGCACGGGCTGTTCGGCCGCGACGAGCTGAACCAGATGCTCGACGTGGCCCAGAAGGGCTGCGCCGAGCTCATCGCCGCGCAGCGCGCCGCCCTGGGGTGGGACTAA
- a CDS encoding P1 family peptidase, with amino-acid sequence MLSVGHVSRGDTGVTAVYFGPAGAVAGVDVRGGGPGTRETDLLAPHNTVQRVHAIVLAGGSAFGLAAADGAMRQLAQEGLGFAVFGEDKPGPRVPIVPAAVIFDLAVGPTLPTADDGAAAIRAALAGDDPAQGSVGAGCGATAGKLRGGLGRAQLESADTGYHVGAIVAANPVGQVVDADTGLLFGAPGSPGIDSAAFAKLPDPAAGLNTTIGVVYTNAPLFKAQAKRLALAGHDGIARAVRPAHSPLDGDTLFGVSTAGSGQAPAASVLVGDGVLARLTALAAAAVEAAIVSAVCAASDGFGYPAYSSLLR; translated from the coding sequence ATGCTCAGCGTCGGCCACGTCAGTCGCGGGGATACCGGGGTCACCGCGGTCTATTTCGGGCCCGCCGGGGCAGTGGCCGGCGTCGACGTGCGCGGCGGCGGCCCGGGCACGCGGGAGACCGACCTTTTGGCCCCGCACAACACCGTCCAGCGGGTCCACGCCATCGTGCTGGCGGGTGGTTCCGCCTTCGGCCTGGCGGCCGCGGACGGGGCCATGCGGCAGCTGGCGCAGGAGGGGCTGGGATTCGCCGTCTTCGGCGAGGACAAGCCCGGCCCGCGCGTGCCCATCGTGCCGGCGGCCGTCATCTTCGATCTGGCAGTGGGCCCGACGCTGCCCACTGCCGACGACGGGGCCGCGGCCATCCGCGCCGCCCTGGCCGGAGACGATCCGGCCCAGGGCAGCGTCGGAGCCGGCTGCGGCGCCACCGCCGGTAAGCTGCGCGGCGGGTTGGGCCGGGCGCAGCTGGAGTCGGCAGATACCGGCTATCACGTCGGCGCCATCGTGGCGGCCAACCCGGTCGGCCAGGTAGTCGACGCGGACACCGGGCTCCTGTTCGGCGCGCCGGGCAGCCCCGGCATCGACAGCGCGGCCTTCGCCAAACTGCCCGACCCAGCCGCCGGCCTGAACACCACCATCGGGGTGGTCTACACCAACGCGCCGCTTTTCAAGGCACAGGCCAAGCGGCTGGCCCTGGCCGGCCACGACGGCATCGCCCGCGCGGTGCGCCCGGCCCACTCGCCGCTGGACGGGGACACCTTGTTCGGCGTCTCCACCGCGGGGTCGGGGCAGGCCCCGGCCGCATCCGTGCTGGTGGGGGACGGGGTCCTGGCCCGGCTGACGGCGCTGGCTGCCGCCGCCGTCGAAGCCGCCATCGTCTCTGCCGTCTGCGCGGCCAGCGACGGCTTCGGCTACCCCGCGTATTCTTCCCTGCTGCGCTAA
- a CDS encoding solute carrier family 23 protein, giving the protein MAAQTSTQPKRTHPVDQVPAPGKLAALGLQHVLAFYAGAVIVPLLIAGSLNLDTATTIHLINADLLTCGIATIIQSVGIGKHVGVRLPIVQGVTTTAVAPIIAIGLGATDGQGGVASLPVIYGSIIVAGLFTFFMAPLFGRFLRYFPPVVTGTVLLVMGTSLLAVSANDFTNYAEGQPAARDLWYGFGTLAVIVLVQRFFRGFLGTLSVLLGLVLGTGVALLAGDASFAEVGEADAFGITTPFYFGLPQFDLVAIFSLLIVMVITMVETTGDVFATGEIVKKRIRRADVQAALRADGVSTFIGGVMNSFPYTCFAQNVGLVRLTGVKSRWVAVSAAGFMIVLGLLPKAGAVVAAIPAPVLGGASLALFANVAWVGLQTIAKADINDGRNAVIVTTALGLAMLVTFKPEIAAVFPEWSQTFVSSGMSIGAITAIGLNLLFFHTGHSRGGDVARTGGTGVSLDELNAMDRDDFVATLRPLFNNETWPLETTWESRPFDNVGQLREAIQVAVLTADVERREQLIHDYPAMDELLLADDEGAAAISADRGSLGLGELDDVQTEQITQLSAAYRERFGMPFVAYLDTNDTFERVLDAGVRRLANSEPQEHRVALSEIVEIAGDRFDILLADANPIRSAWDRKFTEVE; this is encoded by the coding sequence GTGGCTGCCCAAACTAGCACCCAGCCCAAGCGCACACACCCCGTCGACCAAGTTCCGGCCCCCGGCAAACTCGCCGCTTTAGGCCTGCAGCACGTGCTCGCCTTCTACGCCGGGGCGGTCATCGTCCCGCTGCTGATCGCGGGTTCCCTGAACCTGGATACCGCCACCACCATCCACCTCATCAACGCGGATCTGCTCACCTGCGGTATCGCGACCATCATCCAGTCGGTGGGCATCGGCAAGCATGTGGGCGTGCGGCTGCCCATCGTGCAGGGCGTGACCACCACGGCCGTCGCGCCGATCATCGCCATCGGCCTAGGCGCGACCGACGGGCAGGGCGGGGTGGCCTCCCTGCCGGTCATCTACGGCTCCATCATCGTCGCGGGCCTGTTCACCTTCTTCATGGCGCCGCTGTTCGGCCGCTTCCTCCGCTACTTCCCGCCGGTGGTCACCGGCACCGTCCTGCTCGTAATGGGCACCTCCCTGCTGGCCGTGTCCGCCAACGACTTCACCAACTACGCGGAGGGCCAGCCCGCGGCCCGCGACCTCTGGTACGGCTTCGGCACCCTGGCCGTCATCGTCCTAGTCCAGCGCTTCTTCCGCGGCTTCCTGGGCACCCTGTCGGTGCTCCTGGGCCTGGTGCTGGGCACGGGCGTGGCCCTACTGGCCGGCGACGCGAGCTTCGCCGAGGTCGGCGAGGCCGACGCCTTCGGCATTACGACGCCGTTTTATTTCGGCCTGCCGCAGTTCGACCTGGTCGCCATCTTCTCCCTGCTGATCGTCATGGTCATCACCATGGTGGAGACCACCGGCGACGTCTTCGCCACCGGCGAGATCGTCAAAAAGCGCATCCGCCGCGCCGACGTCCAGGCCGCGCTGCGCGCCGACGGCGTGTCCACCTTCATCGGCGGCGTGATGAACTCCTTCCCCTACACCTGCTTCGCCCAGAACGTCGGCCTGGTCCGCCTGACCGGCGTGAAATCCCGCTGGGTGGCCGTGTCCGCCGCGGGCTTCATGATCGTGCTGGGCCTGCTGCCCAAGGCCGGGGCCGTGGTCGCGGCGATCCCGGCGCCGGTGCTGGGCGGGGCATCGTTAGCGCTGTTCGCCAACGTCGCCTGGGTGGGCCTGCAGACCATCGCCAAGGCCGACATCAACGACGGGCGCAACGCCGTCATCGTGACCACCGCGCTGGGGCTGGCCATGCTCGTGACCTTCAAGCCGGAGATCGCGGCGGTCTTCCCGGAGTGGTCGCAGACCTTCGTCTCCTCGGGCATGTCCATCGGCGCCATCACCGCCATCGGGCTGAACCTGTTGTTCTTCCACACGGGCCACTCCCGCGGCGGGGACGTCGCCCGCACCGGCGGCACGGGCGTTTCACTGGACGAGCTCAACGCCATGGACCGCGACGACTTCGTGGCGACCCTGCGCCCGTTGTTTAACAACGAGACCTGGCCGCTGGAAACCACCTGGGAGTCCCGCCCCTTCGACAACGTCGGGCAGCTGCGCGAGGCCATCCAGGTCGCTGTCCTCACTGCCGACGTCGAGCGCCGCGAACAGCTCATCCACGACTACCCCGCCATGGACGAGCTCCTGCTGGCCGACGACGAGGGCGCCGCGGCGATCTCCGCCGACCGCGGCTCGCTCGGCCTCGGTGAGCTCGACGACGTCCAGACCGAGCAGATCACCCAGCTGTCCGCCGCCTACCGCGAGCGCTTCGGCATGCCGTTTGTGGCCTACCTGGACACCAACGACACCTTCGAGCGCGTGCTGGACGCCGGCGTGCGCCGCCTGGCCAACTCCGAACCCCAGGAGCACCGCGTGGCGCTGAGCGAAATCGTCGAAATCGCCGGCGATCGCTTCGATATCCTGCTGGCCGACGCCAACCCCATTCGCTCGGCGTGGGACCGGAAATTCACCGAAGTCGAGTAG
- a CDS encoding DUF3817 domain-containing protein, with protein sequence MTSENTSASTAPKRIHPARQARVRTALTLFTVAATVTGIFLLVLTTRMVLEYIVGMDMPEWATHIAQIHGAFYVLYLLSILNLAPKALWPPMKWFTTALAGTIPFFSFYMEVKRRREVQRDFQL encoded by the coding sequence ATGACTTCTGAGAATACTTCTGCTTCCACCGCGCCGAAGCGCATCCACCCGGCCCGCCAGGCCCGCGTGCGCACCGCGCTGACCCTGTTCACCGTCGCCGCGACGGTGACCGGTATCTTCCTGCTGGTGCTGACCACGCGCATGGTGCTGGAATACATCGTCGGCATGGACATGCCCGAGTGGGCCACCCACATCGCCCAGATCCACGGCGCCTTCTACGTTTTGTACCTGCTGTCCATCCTGAACCTGGCGCCGAAGGCCCTGTGGCCGCCGATGAAGTGGTTCACCACGGCCCTGGCCGGCACCATCCCGTTCTTCTCTTTCTACATGGAGGTCAAGCGCCGCCGCGAGGTGCAGCGCGACTTCCAGCTCTAG
- a CDS encoding nicotinate phosphoribosyltransferase, with product MNDSSNTTASTALLTDMYELTMLEAALRDGSAHRQVTCEVFSRRLPNERRYGVVAGTPRVIAAIQNFRFTEQQLAHLDFLDEDTKDYLRNYRFSGQVDGYREGELYFPNSPLLTVRGTFAECIVLETVILSIMNADSAVASAAARMVTAADGRPILEMGARRTHEYAAVTAARAAYLAGFVATSNLEAGFRYDIPVSGTAAHAWTLAHVNEDGSANEKAAFATQIDVLGAGTTLLIDTYDITQGVINAVEVAGKELGGVRIDSGDLGAVTRRVRRQLDDLGNAETKIVVSSDLDEFAIAGLRGDPVDVYGVGTSVVTGSGAPTAGLVYKVVEVDGHPVAKRSSSKESIGGAKQALRTYRSTGVAVEEVVFPYTDTTAPDVGGLETQQLTIPLMRDGQAVDDIPDLDTSRAHLAAAIGTLPWEGLALSRGEPAVPTRAVGLLPPHQS from the coding sequence GTGAACGATAGCTCGAATACCACCGCCTCCACTGCCTTACTCACCGACATGTACGAGCTGACCATGCTCGAGGCAGCCCTGCGAGACGGCAGCGCCCACCGCCAAGTCACCTGCGAAGTTTTCTCCCGACGGCTGCCGAACGAACGCCGCTACGGCGTCGTCGCCGGCACGCCGCGGGTCATCGCGGCCATCCAGAACTTCCGCTTCACCGAACAGCAGCTGGCCCACCTCGACTTCCTCGACGAGGACACCAAGGACTACCTGCGCAACTACCGCTTCAGCGGCCAGGTGGACGGCTACCGCGAGGGCGAGCTCTACTTCCCCAACTCGCCGCTGCTGACCGTGCGCGGCACCTTCGCCGAGTGCATCGTGCTGGAGACCGTCATCCTGTCCATTATGAACGCCGACTCCGCGGTCGCCTCCGCGGCCGCCCGCATGGTCACCGCCGCGGACGGACGCCCCATCCTGGAGATGGGCGCGCGCCGCACGCACGAATACGCCGCGGTCACCGCCGCCCGCGCGGCCTACTTGGCCGGCTTCGTCGCCACCTCCAACCTAGAGGCCGGCTTCCGCTACGACATCCCGGTCTCCGGCACGGCCGCGCACGCGTGGACGCTGGCACACGTCAACGAGGACGGCAGCGCCAACGAGAAGGCCGCCTTCGCCACCCAGATCGACGTCCTGGGCGCGGGCACGACCCTGCTGATCGACACCTACGACATCACGCAGGGGGTTATCAACGCCGTGGAGGTCGCGGGTAAGGAACTCGGCGGCGTGCGCATCGACTCCGGTGACTTGGGCGCGGTCACCCGCCGGGTCCGCAGGCAGCTCGACGATCTGGGCAATGCCGAGACCAAGATCGTGGTCTCGTCCGACCTGGACGAGTTCGCCATCGCCGGCCTGCGCGGCGATCCGGTGGACGTCTACGGCGTGGGCACCTCCGTGGTCACCGGCTCGGGCGCCCCGACGGCTGGCCTGGTCTACAAGGTCGTGGAGGTCGACGGGCACCCGGTGGCCAAGCGTTCGTCCTCCAAGGAATCCATTGGCGGTGCCAAGCAGGCGCTGCGCACCTACCGCTCCACCGGCGTGGCGGTCGAGGAGGTCGTCTTCCCCTATACGGACACCACCGCCCCGGACGTCGGCGGGCTGGAGACCCAGCAGCTGACCATCCCGCTGATGCGCGACGGCCAGGCCGTCGACGATATCCCGGACTTGGACACCTCCCGCGCCCACCTGGCCGCGGCCATCGGCACGCTGCCCTGGGAGGGCCTGGCCCTGTCCCGCGGCGAGCCGGCCGTACCTACCCGGGCGGTCGGGTTGCTGCCGCCGCACCAGTCCTAG
- a CDS encoding rhomboid family intramembrane serine protease has translation MRKPQTNRGDSVNYTRAGRLRTGLVFAIGYLVVLWGIHIINYVIFGGQLSYYGIHPLDFNGIWGIVTAPLLHDDWEHLMGNSLPGAVFCFLIGLSGRKAWWEVTLLVVLIGGLGTWLLGGPGTNHIGASSLVYGWLAYLLVRGIFNRSLIQIVLGVVLGVAYSGLVWGVLPIYEGVSWQGHLFGAIGGIVAGMTITSDDTSKQIMRRSVK, from the coding sequence ATGCGCAAGCCCCAGACCAACCGGGGCGACTCGGTGAATTACACGCGCGCCGGGCGCTTGCGCACCGGCCTGGTCTTCGCCATTGGCTACTTGGTGGTGCTCTGGGGCATCCACATCATCAACTACGTCATCTTCGGCGGGCAATTGAGCTACTACGGCATCCACCCGCTGGACTTCAACGGCATCTGGGGCATCGTCACCGCCCCGCTGCTGCACGACGACTGGGAGCACCTCATGGGCAACTCGCTGCCCGGGGCCGTGTTCTGCTTCCTCATCGGCCTTTCCGGGCGGAAAGCCTGGTGGGAGGTCACCCTACTGGTGGTGCTCATCGGCGGACTCGGCACGTGGCTGCTGGGCGGGCCCGGCACCAACCACATCGGCGCCTCCAGCCTGGTCTACGGCTGGCTGGCCTACCTGCTGGTCCGCGGTATCTTCAACCGCTCGCTCATCCAGATCGTCCTCGGCGTGGTCCTGGGCGTTGCCTACTCCGGCCTGGTCTGGGGCGTGTTGCCCATCTACGAGGGCGTGTCCTGGCAAGGCCACCTGTTCGGGGCCATCGGCGGCATCGTGGCCGGTATGACTATCACCTCCGACGACACGTCGAAGCAGATTATGCGCCGCAGCGTAAAATAG
- the murI gene encoding glutamate racemase: MTELADKPQPGPTAPIGIFDSGVGGLTVARTIIDQLPHESLLYIGDTLHGPYGPRPIAEVRALSINIADELVARGCKMIVVACNTATAAFLHDARERYDVPVVEVIRPAVRRAIATTRNHKIGVIGTEGTIKSGVYQDLFAVHPDVQATAVACPDFVPFVERGITSGRQILGIAEGYLEPMQAAGVDTLVLGCTHYPHLSGVIQLAVGDEVTLVSSAEETAKDVLKVLTERDLLAPVDNPATRVFESTGDMEIFENLASRFLGPGVGEFNHISHSG, encoded by the coding sequence GTGACTGAACTAGCTGATAAACCGCAGCCCGGACCGACCGCCCCCATCGGGATTTTTGATTCCGGGGTGGGCGGCCTGACGGTCGCGCGCACCATCATCGATCAGCTGCCGCACGAGTCGCTGCTCTACATCGGCGACACGCTGCACGGCCCCTACGGCCCGCGCCCCATCGCGGAGGTCCGCGCGCTGTCCATCAACATCGCCGACGAGCTGGTCGCCCGCGGCTGCAAGATGATCGTGGTGGCCTGCAATACCGCCACGGCCGCCTTCCTACACGACGCCCGCGAGCGCTACGACGTGCCGGTCGTGGAGGTCATCCGCCCGGCCGTGCGCCGTGCCATCGCCACCACCCGCAACCACAAGATCGGCGTCATCGGCACCGAGGGGACCATCAAATCCGGCGTCTACCAGGACCTTTTCGCCGTGCACCCGGACGTGCAGGCCACCGCCGTGGCCTGCCCCGACTTCGTGCCGTTTGTGGAGCGCGGGATTACCTCGGGCCGCCAGATCCTGGGCATTGCCGAGGGTTACCTGGAACCCATGCAGGCCGCCGGCGTCGACACCTTGGTACTCGGCTGCACGCACTACCCGCACCTTTCGGGGGTTATCCAACTGGCCGTGGGAGACGAGGTCACGCTGGTTAGCTCCGCGGAGGAGACCGCCAAGGACGTTCTCAAGGTGCTTACCGAGCGCGACCTGCTCGCGCCCGTGGACAACCCGGCCACGCGCGTGTTCGAGTCCACCGGCGACATGGAGATCTTTGAAAACCTCGCCTCCCGCTTCCTGGGGCCGGGGGTCGGTGAATTCAACCACATTTCCCACTCGGGTTGA
- a CDS encoding DUF2017 domain-containing protein: protein MQEWKKKKSLMRPVRFHAVLDPMEREVLGNLTSTVAEAIIQRAQSAPKDELAEMMDMPSGHKDAPEDPSLARLFPDFMADGDEEFDGDASLMRSLHENDIARAKLANLQAINSALGPTGSVELSITEEEAHQFVAGLNDLRLFVAAGDFSGPDAAVTDRDALVEWLAFNQDSLLRALMS, encoded by the coding sequence ATGCAAGAGTGGAAGAAGAAGAAATCGCTAATGCGCCCGGTGCGCTTTCACGCCGTCCTGGACCCCATGGAGCGCGAGGTCTTAGGCAACCTGACCTCGACGGTGGCCGAGGCCATCATCCAGCGCGCGCAGTCCGCGCCGAAGGACGAGCTGGCGGAGATGATGGACATGCCCTCCGGCCACAAAGACGCCCCGGAGGATCCGTCCCTGGCGCGCCTGTTCCCGGATTTCATGGCCGACGGCGACGAGGAATTCGACGGCGACGCCTCCCTGATGCGCAGCCTGCACGAAAACGACATCGCCCGCGCCAAGCTGGCTAACCTGCAGGCCATCAACTCCGCGCTGGGGCCGACTGGCTCCGTGGAGCTGAGCATTACGGAGGAAGAGGCCCACCAGTTCGTCGCCGGGCTCAACGATTTGCGCCTGTTCGTGGCCGCGGGGGATTTCAGCGGCCCGGATGCCGCGGTCACGGACCGCGACGCGCTCGTCGAGTGGCTGGCATTCAACCAGGACTCACTGCTGCGGGCGCTGATGTCCTAA
- the clpS gene encoding ATP-dependent Clp protease adapter ClpS, which yields MGSPMATPELDEDLKVDVATSENLPWMCIVWDDPVNLMSYVSYVFQTVLGYDKKRANELMMQVHTEGKAAVSSGERDKIEADVKKLQIAGLWATMQQAG from the coding sequence ATGGGGTCGCCCATGGCTACCCCGGAACTGGACGAGGACCTCAAGGTGGACGTGGCCACCAGCGAAAACCTGCCCTGGATGTGCATCGTCTGGGACGACCCAGTCAACCTGATGAGCTACGTCTCCTACGTCTTCCAGACCGTGCTGGGCTACGACAAGAAGCGGGCTAACGAGTTGATGATGCAGGTACACACCGAGGGCAAGGCGGCCGTGTCCTCCGGTGAGCGCGACAAGATCGAAGCCGACGTCAAGAAGCTGCAGATCGCGGGCCTGTGGGCCACCATGCAGCAGGCCGGCTAG